Within Candidatus Methylomirabilota bacterium, the genomic segment TCACAACCGCTCCGTCGGTGCGGTTGCGGCCAATGCGCTCTGTGTACCGCACCCGGGAACATCAGAGAGGGATGTCGCGGTATGGCTCCGACGACGATCGTCGATCCTGGCGCCCCGGCGCGATCGCGTTTCGAGGGTGACCATGGTCACTCCGCCAGCGCCGCGGCCCGCGCGAAGTCGAGCGCCACAGTCTGCTTGGTGAGATACCTTTGGGATATCTTCTAGTGCCGATCCAACTTGATCGGGCCAATTGAACGGATGCGAGTCAAGGGATGCTGCTGCTGGCCGACTCGGCGGTTGCGGTAGCGGAGGTAGCGGTAGATGCGGCGCCGACGGGGGACATGGTCGCGGTCGTCCGAGCCGGTGAGGGTGGCCCGCTTCGTGACCCCGAAGTGCGCTTCGATGGCATTGAGCCAGGAGGCGTCGGTGGGCGTGGGGACCGGGTGGATGTGCAGACGCCGGAGCAGCGCCAAGAAGCGCGGATGATCATGGACGTTGTGCAGGTTATCCATAATGACGAAGAGGCGCTTGCGCGGGTAGCAGGCGCGCAGCCGCCGAAAGGCCTCGCTCACCTCGACGATCCGTTTGCGCCGCCGGAACAGGCCGCTCAAGCAGTCGGCATGGACATCGTAGAAGCCGAGGAACTGCTCGGTGCCTTTGCGGCGGTGATAGGTAGCCCGCATGCGTTGCGCCCGGCGACGACGTCCCCAGGCGAGCCCGCCCA encodes:
- a CDS encoding transposase, whose translation is MICFDEWGPLELKPLGGLAWGRRRRAQRMRATYHRRKGTEQFLGFYDVHADCLSGLFRRRKRIVEVSEAFRRLRACYPRKRLFVIMDNLHNVHDHPRFLALLRRLHIHPVPTPTDASWLNAIEAHFGVTKRATLTGSDDRDHVPRRRRIYRYLRYRNRRVGQQQHPLTRIRSIGPIKLDRH